A window of the Drosophila simulans strain w501 chromosome 2L, Prin_Dsim_3.1, whole genome shotgun sequence genome harbors these coding sequences:
- the LOC6732807 gene encoding C-type lectin 37Db: MSHIVSAIKAFNYHGVISHGYLTNSSDFQTLSQLRTEARGMMIKLLLLFLVCWSALPLEASPLGKRYNLEIDGKKYYISLAKTNWFEASNHCRQNGGFLLNLESREELELLSPHLHPAYSYWLSINDLGERGAYVSEATGLEAPFLNWSAGEPDNSTGHDRCVELWLSTSSFQMNDLACYSPVAFICQLN; encoded by the exons ATGTCACATATTGTAAGTGCTATAAAAGCCTTTAACTATCATGGCGTTATCAGCCATGGCTATCTGACCAACTCAAGCGATTTCCAAACTCTTAGTCAGTTGCGAACTGAAGCTCGAGGAATGATGATCAAACTACTCCTGCTGTTCCTGGTATGCTGGAGTGCGCTTCCCTTGGAGGCATCTCCCTTGGGTAAGCGAT ATAACCTAGAAATCGATGGAAAGAAGTACTATATTTCTTTGGCAAAGACCAACTGGTTCGAGGCAAGCAACCACTGCCGTCAGAATGGCGGATTTCTTCTCAATTTGGAGAGCAGGGAGGAACTGGAGCTCCTTAGCCCCCACCTCCATCCAGCCTACAGCTATTGGCTATCCATCAATGACCTCGGCGAACGGGGCGCATACGTGTCGGAGGCCACTGGTCTAGAGGCTCCATTTCTTAACTGGTCCGCCGGAGAGCCGGACAACAGCACTGGCCACGATCGGTGCGTGGAGCTCTGGTTGTCGACATCCTCCTTCCAGATGAACGACCTCGCATGCTATAGTCCCGTCGCCTTCATTTGCCAGCTTAACTAG
- the LOC6732806 gene encoding C-type lectin 37Da, producing MLKTVVQLILVVAGFAPGFSYDKYTSHIQNGNPYNLTVDMTPFIKINGSYYVFGQSRVNWYVAYEDCRRLQSELVTFETAEEFDAITAFLNARGDRSEHWTSGNDLGKTGTHYWFSNAQLVTIKRWAPKQPDNAGGREHCIHLGYIYNYSTEFQLNDRPCHDDASSLFKYICEAPKQETISIVVWK from the exons ATGCTGAAGACAGTGGTTCAACTTATCCTTGTTGTCGCCGGCTTTGCACCAGGATTCTCCTACGACAAATACACCAGCCACATACAAAATG GAAACCCGTACAACTTGACCGTTGACATGACTCCCTTCATCAAGATCAACGGAAGCTACTATGTTTTTGGACAGTCCAGGGTCAATTGGTATGTCGCCTATGAGGACTGCCGCAGGCTTCAATCCGAACTGGTGACCTTCGAAACAGCCGAGGAGTTTGACGCCATTACCGCGTTCTTGAATGCCCGAGGAGATCGCTCCGAGCACTGGACCTCCGGCAATGACTTGGGCAAAACCGGCACCCACTACTGGTTCTCCAATGCCCAACTCGTGACCATCAAGCGTTGGGCGCCCAAGCAACCAGACAATGCTGGCGGCAGGGAGCATTGCATACACCTGGGCTACATCTACAACTACTCAACGGAGTTCCAACTGAACGATCGACCCTGCCACGACGACGCGAGTAGCTTGTTTAAGTACATTTGTGAGGCTCCAAAGCAGGAAACTATATCTATTGTTGTTTGGAAGTAG
- the LOC6732804 gene encoding paxillin isoform X1, whose protein sequence is MSSKLISSSFHSSPLSDCFKVGEFERRLDALLADLQNSVPGQPQQPQPQYGTVQPKHQPLQQQQFVDNTPGYGSLRGKAQPQVYQEHYSVETRSPTAVHDFNGSSTAPGYANQGSLPRQAAGASTGLSELDSLLQDLQKIDVPVNYSTPVSKYNTMNSYATVEERPSVDSLLNELDNAHIYAVPNGSAHKSPTPGRHVTITVRETKTEKLTGPDGPVGTVEEQIVQQKDSYTPNHAVSGQQVHQAYTSQATKELDDLMASLSDFKVSNGTNGIGNGSHPQQHSSTVQHQTVTDYARPNKGSQQAHLTQTIEETTIVEDSREDQLDSMLGNLQANMSRQGVNTVQKGCCNACEKPIVGQVITALGKTWHPEHFTCNHCSQELGTRNFFERDGFPYCEPDYHNLFSPRCAYCNGAILDKCVTALDKTWHTEHFFCAQCGQQFGEEGFHERDGKPYCRNDYFEMFAPKCNGCNRAIMENYISALNSQWHPDCFVCRDCRQPFQGGSFFDHEGLPYCETHYHAKRGSLCAGCSKPITGRCITAMFKKFHPEHFVCAFCLKQLNKGTFKEQKDKPYCHTCFDKIFG, encoded by the exons ATGTCTTCAAAACTGATATCATCGTCGTTCCACAGTTCGCCCCTCAGCGACTGTTTCAAAGTGGGCGAGTTCGAGAGACGTCTGG ATGCTCTATTAGCCGACCTGCAAAACAGTGTGCCAGGCCAGCCGCAGCAGCCCCAGCCGCAATATGGAACTGTCCAGCCCAAGCATCAACctctgcagcaacagcagttcgTGGACAACACTCCAGGTTATGGAAGTCTCAGGGGCAAAGCCCAGCCCCAGGTG TATCAAGAGCACTACAGCGTAGAGACACGCTCTCCAACGGCAGTACACGATTTCAAtggctcctccacggctccGGGATACGCTAACCAGGGATCGCTGCCACGTCAGGCGGCGGGAGCAAGCACAGGACTCTCAGAACTGGACTCCTTGCTGCAGGATCTGCAGA AAATCGATGTACCGGTCAACTACAGTACTCCAGTCTCGAAATACAATACGATGAATAGTTATGCCACCGTGGAAGAACGTCCTTCAGTGGACAGCCTGCTGAATGAACTGGACAATGCTCACATCTATGCTGTTCCTAACGG atcTGCGCATAAATCTCCGACGCCGGGACGCCATGTCACCATTACCGTTCGGGAAACGAAGACGGAGAAGTTGACGGGTCCAGATGGACCAG TTGGCACTGTCGAGGAGCAAATTGTGCAGCAGAAGGATTCTTATACGCCCAACCATGCTGTTTCGGGACAACAGGTGCATCAGGCCTATACGTCGCAGGCCACCAAGGAACTGGATGATCTGATGGCTTCACTCTCCGACTTCAAG GTCAGCAACGGAACGAACGGCATCGGAAACGGCAGTCATCCGCAACAGCATTCGTCCACTGTGCAGCACCAGACGGTAACCGACTACGCCAGACCAAACAAGGGCAGCCAGCAGGCACATCTCACCCAGACGATCGAGGAGACGACCATCGTCGAGGACAGTCGCGAGGATCAGTTGGATTCTATGCTAGGCAATCTACAGGCCAATATGAGTCGCCAAGGAGTCAATACCGTGCAGAAGGGCTGCTGCAATGCCTGCGAGAAGCCCATTGTGGGCCAGGTGATCACAGCCCTGGGCAAGACATGGCATCCGGAGCACTTCACGTGCAACCACTGCAGCCAGGAGTTGGGCACCCGCAATTTCTTCGAGCGCGACGGCTTCCCCTACTGCGAGCCTGACTACCACAATCTGTTCAGCCCGCGCTGCGCCTACTGCAACGGCGCCATTCTGGACAAGTGCGTCACGGCGCTGGACAAGACCTGGCACACGGAGCACTTCTTCTGCGCCCAGTGCGGCCAGCAGTTCGGCGAGGAGGGATTCCATGAGCGCGACGGCAAGCCGTACTGCCGCAACGACTACTTCGAGATGTTTGCCCCGAAGTGCAACGGCTGCAACCGCGCCATCATGGAGAACTACATCTCGGCGCTGAACTCGCAGTGGCATCCGGATTGCTTCGTCTGCAGG GACTGCCGACAGCCCTTCCAGGGAGGATCCTTCTTTGATCACGAGGGACTGCCGTACTGCGAGACGCACTACCATGCCAAGCGAGGATCCCTGTGCGCCGGGTGCTCCAAACCCATCACCGGACGCTGCATCACGGCCATGTTCAAGAAATTCCACCCGGAACACTTCGTCTGCGCCTTCTGCCTAAAGCAGTTGAATAAGGGCACTTTCAAGGAGCAGAAGGACAAGCCATACTGCCACACCTGCTTCGACAAGATATTCGGATGA
- the LOC6732804 gene encoding paxillin isoform X3, whose translation MANYGDYDNLDALLADLQNSVPGQPQQPQPQYGTVQPKHQPLQQQQFVDNTPGYGSLRGKAQPQVYQEHYSVETRSPTAVHDFNGSSTAPGYANQGSLPRQAAGASTGLSELDSLLQDLQKIDVPVNYSTPVSKYNTMNSYATVEERPSVDSLLNELDNAHIYAVPNGSAHKSPTPGRHVTITVRETKTEKLTGPDGPVGTVEEQIVQQKDSYTPNHAVSGQQVHQAYTSQATKELDDLMASLSDFKVSNGTNGIGNGSHPQQHSSTVQHQTVTDYARPNKGSQQAHLTQTIEETTIVEDSREDQLDSMLGNLQANMSRQGVNTVQKGCCNACEKPIVGQVITALGKTWHPEHFTCNHCSQELGTRNFFERDGFPYCEPDYHNLFSPRCAYCNGAILDKCVTALDKTWHTEHFFCAQCGQQFGEEGFHERDGKPYCRNDYFEMFAPKCNGCNRAIMENYISALNSQWHPDCFVCRDCRQPFQGGSFFDHEGLPYCETHYHAKRGSLCAGCSKPITGRCITAMFKKFHPEHFVCAFCLKQLNKGTFKEQKDKPYCHTCFDKIFG comes from the exons ATGGCCAACTATGGGGATTACGATAATCTGG ATGCTCTATTAGCCGACCTGCAAAACAGTGTGCCAGGCCAGCCGCAGCAGCCCCAGCCGCAATATGGAACTGTCCAGCCCAAGCATCAACctctgcagcaacagcagttcgTGGACAACACTCCAGGTTATGGAAGTCTCAGGGGCAAAGCCCAGCCCCAGGTG TATCAAGAGCACTACAGCGTAGAGACACGCTCTCCAACGGCAGTACACGATTTCAAtggctcctccacggctccGGGATACGCTAACCAGGGATCGCTGCCACGTCAGGCGGCGGGAGCAAGCACAGGACTCTCAGAACTGGACTCCTTGCTGCAGGATCTGCAGA AAATCGATGTACCGGTCAACTACAGTACTCCAGTCTCGAAATACAATACGATGAATAGTTATGCCACCGTGGAAGAACGTCCTTCAGTGGACAGCCTGCTGAATGAACTGGACAATGCTCACATCTATGCTGTTCCTAACGG atcTGCGCATAAATCTCCGACGCCGGGACGCCATGTCACCATTACCGTTCGGGAAACGAAGACGGAGAAGTTGACGGGTCCAGATGGACCAG TTGGCACTGTCGAGGAGCAAATTGTGCAGCAGAAGGATTCTTATACGCCCAACCATGCTGTTTCGGGACAACAGGTGCATCAGGCCTATACGTCGCAGGCCACCAAGGAACTGGATGATCTGATGGCTTCACTCTCCGACTTCAAG GTCAGCAACGGAACGAACGGCATCGGAAACGGCAGTCATCCGCAACAGCATTCGTCCACTGTGCAGCACCAGACGGTAACCGACTACGCCAGACCAAACAAGGGCAGCCAGCAGGCACATCTCACCCAGACGATCGAGGAGACGACCATCGTCGAGGACAGTCGCGAGGATCAGTTGGATTCTATGCTAGGCAATCTACAGGCCAATATGAGTCGCCAAGGAGTCAATACCGTGCAGAAGGGCTGCTGCAATGCCTGCGAGAAGCCCATTGTGGGCCAGGTGATCACAGCCCTGGGCAAGACATGGCATCCGGAGCACTTCACGTGCAACCACTGCAGCCAGGAGTTGGGCACCCGCAATTTCTTCGAGCGCGACGGCTTCCCCTACTGCGAGCCTGACTACCACAATCTGTTCAGCCCGCGCTGCGCCTACTGCAACGGCGCCATTCTGGACAAGTGCGTCACGGCGCTGGACAAGACCTGGCACACGGAGCACTTCTTCTGCGCCCAGTGCGGCCAGCAGTTCGGCGAGGAGGGATTCCATGAGCGCGACGGCAAGCCGTACTGCCGCAACGACTACTTCGAGATGTTTGCCCCGAAGTGCAACGGCTGCAACCGCGCCATCATGGAGAACTACATCTCGGCGCTGAACTCGCAGTGGCATCCGGATTGCTTCGTCTGCAGG GACTGCCGACAGCCCTTCCAGGGAGGATCCTTCTTTGATCACGAGGGACTGCCGTACTGCGAGACGCACTACCATGCCAAGCGAGGATCCCTGTGCGCCGGGTGCTCCAAACCCATCACCGGACGCTGCATCACGGCCATGTTCAAGAAATTCCACCCGGAACACTTCGTCTGCGCCTTCTGCCTAAAGCAGTTGAATAAGGGCACTTTCAAGGAGCAGAAGGACAAGCCATACTGCCACACCTGCTTCGACAAGATATTCGGATGA
- the LOC6732805 gene encoding C-type lectin 37Da, which translates to MLKLAVLLITLLVIAKTGWTREKFSIQVHEGNTFGALIKAEPFTKINDGYYFFGTESVNWYEAYEKCRELNSELVTFETDQEFDAVTAFLTANGSRLNYWTSGNDLAKTGSYRWFTSGQRISSLRWARNQPDNAGQKEHCIHLGYIYTDSKKFELNDRPCSQDANSLFKYICEAPEMETISIVVWK; encoded by the exons ATGCTGAAGCTCGCGGTTCTACTAATTACATTGCTGGTCATAGCAAAAACTGGATGGACTCGCGAAAAGTTCTCCATACAAGTACACGAAG GAAATACTTTTGGTGCGCTCATCAAGGCGGAACCCTTCACCAAAATCAACGATGGATACTACTTCTTTGGCACGGAGTCCGTGAACTGGTACGAGGCCTACGAGAAGTGCCGCGAATTGAACTCTGAGCTGGTGACATTCGAAACGGACCAGGAGTTCGATGCCGTCACGGCTTTCCTGACGGCCAACGGATCACGGCTGAATTACTGGACATCGGGAAACGATCTGGCCAAGACTGGCAGCTACAGGTGGTTCACCAGTGGCCAGCGAATTAGTTCGCTCAGGTGGGCAAGGAATCAGCCGGACAATGCTGGGCAGAAGGAGCACTGCATCCACCTGGGCTACATCTACACGGACTCAAAGAAGTTCGAGCTGAACGATCGACCCTGCTCCCAGGATGCTAACAGTTTGTTTAAGTACATATGCGAAGCTCCCGAAATGGAAACCATTTCCATCGTGGTGTGGAAGTAG
- the LOC6732808 gene encoding alkaline phosphatase, which produces MEKRSGTPINSQKSRKLSDVDMTEVQLNNLEDPSAKETVEIGSLQGNDQSNPVQQTKWFRSRLFLISVVFSALLITAMCIGFVVHYGMSGDVGDMETVSYWPVDLPKEQQGWYDQGIDELQKAVSRQFNRRRAKNVILFVGDGMGPNTVTAARILGVKEEGLLRWEKFPDMGLLKTYCADKQVPDSFSTATALFGGVKVNYETGGVDANVPLGNCTASLKEDHHVQTILKWAQVDGMRTGFVTTTRVTHATPAALYAHVPDRRWECESGMPAEAQGQGCMDIARQLIEQPTGQSINVIMGGGRQMLVSDVTGSAGDPLDTWAGQSKDGRDLIRDWRQKKEDEGVSHAVVQNNRELWNLNGQDVDYVLGIFANGHLMYDHERDRSDAGMPSLSNMTLKALEVLGNSDKGFLLVVEAGLIDQAHHRGNARKALNEVLELNAAVESTLSFLKTTDRLDETLVIVTADHSHSLTINGHPDRGSSILGLAGNSKTEGTPYTTLTYGTSYQGFQVDPQTQNRRDPTADDITAWEYTQQAAINTDENLHGGSDVTIHADGAMSYLFHGVHEQSYVAHAISYALRIGRFRDSSIAETLAELTPI; this is translated from the coding sequence atggaaaagcgaagTGGAACGCCGATAAATAGCCAAAAGTCCCGAAAACTCAGCGATGTGGACATGACGGAGGTGCAGCTGAACAATTTGGAGGACCCCAGCGCCAAGGAGACGGTGGAAATAGGTAGCTTACAGGGCAATGACCAGAGCAATCCGGTGCAGCAGACGAAATGGTTCAGATCCAGGCTCTTCCTCATATCCGTGGTTTTCTCGGCCCTCCTGATAACCGCCATGTGCATTGGCTTCGTGGTGCACTATGGCATGTCCGGCGATGTGGGCGACATGGAGACGGTGAGCTACTGGCCCGTAGATCTgcccaaggagcagcaggggTGGTACGATCAGGGAATCGATGAGCTCCAGAAGGCCGTTTCCAGGCAGTTCAATCGCCGGCGAGCCAAGAACGTGATTCTGTTCGTGGGCGATGGAATGGGTCCGAACACGGTGACAGCCGCACGGATACTCGGAGTCAAGGAGGAGGGACTCCTGCGTTGGGAGAAGTTTCCGGACATGGGACTGCTGAAGACCTACTGTGCCGACAAGCAAGTACCGGACTCGTTCTCCACGGCCACAGCTCTCTTTGGCGGAGTGAAGGTGAACTACGAAACGGGAGGAGTCGATGCGAATGTACCGCTGGGAAACTGCACCGCATCCCTGAAGGAGGACCACCACGTTCAGACGATCCTCAAGTGGGCCCAGGTGGACGGAATGCGAACGGGTTTCGTGACCACGACCCGGGTGACGCATGCCACTCCGGCTGCCCTCTACGCCCACGTGCCGGACCGCCGATGGGAGTGTGAGAGCGGAATGCCAGCCGAGGCTCAGGGCCAGGGATGTATGGACATAGCTCGCCAGCTGATCGAACAGCCGACGGGTCAGAGCATAAACGTAATCATGGGCGGTGGTCGTCAGATGCTGGTCTCAGATGTCACCGGTTCAGCAGGCGATCCCCTGGACACTTGGGCCGGCCAGTCGAAGGATGGACGAGATCTCATCCGGGATTGGAGGCAAAAGAAAGAGGACGAGGGCGTGTCACATGCTGTTGTTCAAAACAACCGTGAACTGTGGAATCTCAATGGCCAGGATGTTGACTACGTACTTGGTATTTTCGCCAATGGACACCTAATGTACGACCACGAACGGGATCGCAGTGACGCCGGCATGCCCTCGCTGTCCAATATGACCCTCAAGGCGCTGGAGGTCCTGGGAAACAGTGATAAGGGGTTTCTGCTCGTGGTGGAAGCCGGTCTAATCGACCAAGCACATCACAGGGGAAACGCTCGAAAGGCGCTGAATGAGGTACTTGAACTTAACGCAGCCGTTGAGTCCACTCTTTCCTTCCTCAAAACAACGGATCGCCTGGACGAAACCCTGGTCATTGTGACCGCCGATCACTCACACAGTCTGACCATCAATGGTCATCCCGATCGGGGATCCAGCATACTCGGCTTGGCGGGAAACTCGAAGACAGAAGGGACACCGTACACCACACTGACCTATGGCACCAGCTATCAGGGATTCCAGGTGGATCCCCAAACGCAGAACCGCAGGGATCCAACTGCTGACGATATTACCGCCTGGGAGTACACCCAACAGGCAGCAATCAACACGGACGAGAATCTGCACGGTGGCTCGGATGTAACGATTCACGCGGATGGCGCCATGTCCTACTTGTTCCACGGCGTCCACGAGCAGAGCTATGTGGCGCACGCCATTTCGTACGCCCTGAGGATCGGGCGATTCCGGGACAGCTCCATTGCCGAAACTCTGGCCGAGCTGACGCCCATTTAG
- the LOC6732804 gene encoding paxillin isoform X4, producing MSSKLISSSFHSSPLSDCFKVGEFERRLDALLADLQNSVPGQPQQPQPQYGTVQPKHQPLQQQQFVDNTPGYGSLRGKAQPQVYQEHYSVETRSPTAVHDFNGSSTAPGYANQGSLPRQAAGASTGLSELDSLLQDLQKIDVPVNYSTPVSKYNTMNSYATVEERPSVDSLLNELDNAHIYAVPNGSAHKSPTPGRHVTITVRETKTEKLTGPDGPVGTVEEQIVQQKDSYTPNHAVSGQQVHQAYTSQATKELDDLMASLSDFKVSNGTNGIGNGSHPQQHSSTVQHQTVTDYARPNKGSQQAHLTQTIEETTIVEDSREDQLDSMLGNLQANMSRQGVNTVQKGCCNACEKPIVGQVITALGKTWHPEHFTCNHCSQELGTRNFFERDGFPYCEPDYHNLFSPRCAYCNGAILDKCVTALDKTWHTEHFFCAQCGQQFGEEGFHERDGKPYCRNDYFEMFAPKCNGCNRAIMENYISALNSQWHPDCFVCRDCKKAVRGKSFYAMEGKPVCPQCVGVDEEE from the exons ATGTCTTCAAAACTGATATCATCGTCGTTCCACAGTTCGCCCCTCAGCGACTGTTTCAAAGTGGGCGAGTTCGAGAGACGTCTGG ATGCTCTATTAGCCGACCTGCAAAACAGTGTGCCAGGCCAGCCGCAGCAGCCCCAGCCGCAATATGGAACTGTCCAGCCCAAGCATCAACctctgcagcaacagcagttcgTGGACAACACTCCAGGTTATGGAAGTCTCAGGGGCAAAGCCCAGCCCCAGGTG TATCAAGAGCACTACAGCGTAGAGACACGCTCTCCAACGGCAGTACACGATTTCAAtggctcctccacggctccGGGATACGCTAACCAGGGATCGCTGCCACGTCAGGCGGCGGGAGCAAGCACAGGACTCTCAGAACTGGACTCCTTGCTGCAGGATCTGCAGA AAATCGATGTACCGGTCAACTACAGTACTCCAGTCTCGAAATACAATACGATGAATAGTTATGCCACCGTGGAAGAACGTCCTTCAGTGGACAGCCTGCTGAATGAACTGGACAATGCTCACATCTATGCTGTTCCTAACGG atcTGCGCATAAATCTCCGACGCCGGGACGCCATGTCACCATTACCGTTCGGGAAACGAAGACGGAGAAGTTGACGGGTCCAGATGGACCAG TTGGCACTGTCGAGGAGCAAATTGTGCAGCAGAAGGATTCTTATACGCCCAACCATGCTGTTTCGGGACAACAGGTGCATCAGGCCTATACGTCGCAGGCCACCAAGGAACTGGATGATCTGATGGCTTCACTCTCCGACTTCAAG GTCAGCAACGGAACGAACGGCATCGGAAACGGCAGTCATCCGCAACAGCATTCGTCCACTGTGCAGCACCAGACGGTAACCGACTACGCCAGACCAAACAAGGGCAGCCAGCAGGCACATCTCACCCAGACGATCGAGGAGACGACCATCGTCGAGGACAGTCGCGAGGATCAGTTGGATTCTATGCTAGGCAATCTACAGGCCAATATGAGTCGCCAAGGAGTCAATACCGTGCAGAAGGGCTGCTGCAATGCCTGCGAGAAGCCCATTGTGGGCCAGGTGATCACAGCCCTGGGCAAGACATGGCATCCGGAGCACTTCACGTGCAACCACTGCAGCCAGGAGTTGGGCACCCGCAATTTCTTCGAGCGCGACGGCTTCCCCTACTGCGAGCCTGACTACCACAATCTGTTCAGCCCGCGCTGCGCCTACTGCAACGGCGCCATTCTGGACAAGTGCGTCACGGCGCTGGACAAGACCTGGCACACGGAGCACTTCTTCTGCGCCCAGTGCGGCCAGCAGTTCGGCGAGGAGGGATTCCATGAGCGCGACGGCAAGCCGTACTGCCGCAACGACTACTTCGAGATGTTTGCCCCGAAGTGCAACGGCTGCAACCGCGCCATCATGGAGAACTACATCTCGGCGCTGAACTCGCAGTGGCATCCGGATTGCTTCGTCTGCAGG GATTGCAAGAAGGCCGTTCGCGGCAAGTCCTTCTACGCCATGGAGGGCAAGCCCGTCTGTCCACAGTGCGTGGGCGTCGACGAGGAGGAGTAG
- the LOC6732804 gene encoding paxillin isoform X2 has translation MDRTMYGKIDPGARQPYRTARSKGILPGYALLADLQNSVPGQPQQPQPQYGTVQPKHQPLQQQQFVDNTPGYGSLRGKAQPQVYQEHYSVETRSPTAVHDFNGSSTAPGYANQGSLPRQAAGASTGLSELDSLLQDLQKIDVPVNYSTPVSKYNTMNSYATVEERPSVDSLLNELDNAHIYAVPNGSAHKSPTPGRHVTITVRETKTEKLTGPDGPVGTVEEQIVQQKDSYTPNHAVSGQQVHQAYTSQATKELDDLMASLSDFKVSNGTNGIGNGSHPQQHSSTVQHQTVTDYARPNKGSQQAHLTQTIEETTIVEDSREDQLDSMLGNLQANMSRQGVNTVQKGCCNACEKPIVGQVITALGKTWHPEHFTCNHCSQELGTRNFFERDGFPYCEPDYHNLFSPRCAYCNGAILDKCVTALDKTWHTEHFFCAQCGQQFGEEGFHERDGKPYCRNDYFEMFAPKCNGCNRAIMENYISALNSQWHPDCFVCRDCRQPFQGGSFFDHEGLPYCETHYHAKRGSLCAGCSKPITGRCITAMFKKFHPEHFVCAFCLKQLNKGTFKEQKDKPYCHTCFDKIFG, from the exons ATGGATAGAACAATGTACGGGAAGATCGATCCGGGTGCTAGGCAACCCTATCGCACGGCTCGCAGCAAGGGTATCCTGCCAGGAT ATGCTCTATTAGCCGACCTGCAAAACAGTGTGCCAGGCCAGCCGCAGCAGCCCCAGCCGCAATATGGAACTGTCCAGCCCAAGCATCAACctctgcagcaacagcagttcgTGGACAACACTCCAGGTTATGGAAGTCTCAGGGGCAAAGCCCAGCCCCAGGTG TATCAAGAGCACTACAGCGTAGAGACACGCTCTCCAACGGCAGTACACGATTTCAAtggctcctccacggctccGGGATACGCTAACCAGGGATCGCTGCCACGTCAGGCGGCGGGAGCAAGCACAGGACTCTCAGAACTGGACTCCTTGCTGCAGGATCTGCAGA AAATCGATGTACCGGTCAACTACAGTACTCCAGTCTCGAAATACAATACGATGAATAGTTATGCCACCGTGGAAGAACGTCCTTCAGTGGACAGCCTGCTGAATGAACTGGACAATGCTCACATCTATGCTGTTCCTAACGG atcTGCGCATAAATCTCCGACGCCGGGACGCCATGTCACCATTACCGTTCGGGAAACGAAGACGGAGAAGTTGACGGGTCCAGATGGACCAG TTGGCACTGTCGAGGAGCAAATTGTGCAGCAGAAGGATTCTTATACGCCCAACCATGCTGTTTCGGGACAACAGGTGCATCAGGCCTATACGTCGCAGGCCACCAAGGAACTGGATGATCTGATGGCTTCACTCTCCGACTTCAAG GTCAGCAACGGAACGAACGGCATCGGAAACGGCAGTCATCCGCAACAGCATTCGTCCACTGTGCAGCACCAGACGGTAACCGACTACGCCAGACCAAACAAGGGCAGCCAGCAGGCACATCTCACCCAGACGATCGAGGAGACGACCATCGTCGAGGACAGTCGCGAGGATCAGTTGGATTCTATGCTAGGCAATCTACAGGCCAATATGAGTCGCCAAGGAGTCAATACCGTGCAGAAGGGCTGCTGCAATGCCTGCGAGAAGCCCATTGTGGGCCAGGTGATCACAGCCCTGGGCAAGACATGGCATCCGGAGCACTTCACGTGCAACCACTGCAGCCAGGAGTTGGGCACCCGCAATTTCTTCGAGCGCGACGGCTTCCCCTACTGCGAGCCTGACTACCACAATCTGTTCAGCCCGCGCTGCGCCTACTGCAACGGCGCCATTCTGGACAAGTGCGTCACGGCGCTGGACAAGACCTGGCACACGGAGCACTTCTTCTGCGCCCAGTGCGGCCAGCAGTTCGGCGAGGAGGGATTCCATGAGCGCGACGGCAAGCCGTACTGCCGCAACGACTACTTCGAGATGTTTGCCCCGAAGTGCAACGGCTGCAACCGCGCCATCATGGAGAACTACATCTCGGCGCTGAACTCGCAGTGGCATCCGGATTGCTTCGTCTGCAGG GACTGCCGACAGCCCTTCCAGGGAGGATCCTTCTTTGATCACGAGGGACTGCCGTACTGCGAGACGCACTACCATGCCAAGCGAGGATCCCTGTGCGCCGGGTGCTCCAAACCCATCACCGGACGCTGCATCACGGCCATGTTCAAGAAATTCCACCCGGAACACTTCGTCTGCGCCTTCTGCCTAAAGCAGTTGAATAAGGGCACTTTCAAGGAGCAGAAGGACAAGCCATACTGCCACACCTGCTTCGACAAGATATTCGGATGA